In Candidatus Didemnitutus sp., a genomic segment contains:
- a CDS encoding DUF4838 domain-containing protein, protein MPRFLHVVVVALLILGAVAVWRTAESGARAKAFVAFDRFGSGCVIVVPKRSIAEEREAAKLIAETLALSAETSARHFPIVEESDLMASARRVIHVGRTHLAASLRPLAGSQIERTVGFSIDADCVVVRSFHRGDIGAAASAFLEDAVGARWFMPGESGVEVRRQRALALAPREVIDIPGYSSRLLGGTGNGPGGSSWTRANRLMSWLSSGHTAAEFTTEQVLAAHPDFASVINGARVKWSARSVGLWQPNLLAPGFADFVAQEINRRFAASPDLPAVQFGLNDANRFDQSTATLHAVSPVQYFRGRPNYSELFYRFLNGVAAGVAREHPDRFVTTYAYYWTENTPSLRVASNVVPYLTADRTMWIDPEFAREDRALIARWGHAGPNFIALYDYLYGAPFFVPRPALWAIAEPIPYAWQQGARAYYAEMTPNWALDGPKPWLAAQLLWNPQLNPQTLLDEYYARFWKEAAVPMRAFHELCDEQWRNQPRPLRWVKYLKDEDQRRLFSSKVRQRLRALLSEAATDAGSAIVRDRVRFVSDAFAVSDAFCEHDEVREEVNRLVFSGVASGEALRAAFADYTAARESIIAQLKSLKARAPLAIQSDLEVYLRNDPRPKIAAALAAQGALAQVEPRFTASLFEGAAPTEAELTAPGRERLVDSQLRNVAIAPSHPFAFTDWGRPAWQGRTEPAETRELSLLANADGSKRVRYVGCMNESLSQWVSATPGLVYRTTVRMKGRVSSGSMVMLSLSCLDAKGERVGQIHVDRLPVGEWNDGVTLEIIVRAPAKTAWVGMSPGVYNQAPGDWLELDQLSLREVDSSLFH, encoded by the coding sequence GTGCCTCGCTTTCTCCACGTCGTCGTAGTTGCCCTGCTTATCCTGGGGGCGGTGGCTGTCTGGCGGACGGCAGAATCGGGGGCGAGAGCTAAGGCGTTCGTCGCGTTTGATCGCTTCGGTTCGGGCTGTGTAATCGTCGTTCCGAAGCGCAGCATCGCCGAGGAACGCGAGGCGGCGAAGCTTATTGCCGAGACGCTCGCTTTGAGCGCCGAAACATCCGCGCGCCATTTTCCCATCGTCGAGGAGTCCGATCTGATGGCATCGGCGAGACGAGTCATCCATGTGGGTCGGACCCATCTCGCGGCCTCCTTGAGGCCGCTCGCTGGCTCGCAGATTGAGCGCACGGTCGGTTTCTCGATCGATGCAGACTGCGTGGTCGTGCGCAGCTTTCATCGCGGCGATATCGGAGCGGCTGCGAGCGCTTTTCTCGAGGATGCGGTAGGGGCGCGCTGGTTCATGCCTGGTGAGTCAGGCGTGGAAGTTCGGCGTCAACGCGCGCTGGCGCTAGCGCCGCGGGAGGTTATCGACATTCCCGGCTACAGTTCGCGGCTCTTGGGCGGCACTGGTAACGGTCCGGGCGGATCGTCTTGGACGCGAGCGAATCGGCTGATGAGTTGGCTCTCCTCGGGGCACACCGCTGCTGAGTTCACGACCGAGCAGGTCCTCGCCGCTCACCCGGACTTCGCGTCGGTAATCAACGGGGCTCGCGTCAAATGGTCGGCGCGTTCGGTCGGCTTGTGGCAACCCAATCTCCTGGCCCCGGGGTTTGCGGACTTTGTCGCTCAGGAGATCAATCGCCGTTTCGCTGCCTCGCCCGATCTTCCCGCCGTGCAGTTCGGGCTGAACGACGCGAACCGTTTCGACCAGTCGACGGCGACGCTGCACGCGGTGTCTCCCGTGCAGTATTTTCGCGGCCGGCCCAACTACTCGGAACTGTTTTATCGTTTCCTGAACGGCGTTGCCGCCGGCGTGGCGCGCGAACACCCCGACCGCTTCGTCACCACTTACGCCTACTACTGGACCGAGAATACTCCGTCGCTCCGTGTCGCATCCAACGTCGTGCCCTATCTCACCGCCGATCGCACCATGTGGATCGATCCGGAGTTTGCGCGCGAAGATCGCGCGTTGATCGCTCGCTGGGGGCATGCCGGCCCCAACTTCATCGCACTCTACGACTATCTTTACGGGGCGCCCTTTTTTGTCCCGCGGCCTGCGCTCTGGGCGATCGCCGAGCCAATTCCTTACGCGTGGCAACAAGGTGCCCGAGCCTACTACGCCGAGATGACGCCGAATTGGGCGCTCGATGGGCCCAAGCCGTGGCTGGCAGCGCAGCTCTTGTGGAATCCGCAGCTGAACCCGCAGACTCTTTTGGACGAATACTACGCGCGCTTTTGGAAAGAGGCGGCCGTTCCGATGCGTGCTTTCCACGAGCTCTGCGATGAGCAATGGAGAAATCAGCCGCGTCCGCTGCGCTGGGTAAAATACCTCAAGGACGAAGACCAACGCCGTCTGTTCTCCTCGAAAGTGCGCCAGCGGCTGCGCGCCCTGCTAAGCGAAGCGGCGACGGATGCCGGATCGGCCATTGTGCGCGATCGGGTGCGCTTCGTGTCCGATGCATTCGCCGTTTCCGATGCGTTTTGCGAGCACGATGAAGTGCGCGAAGAGGTCAATCGGCTCGTGTTTTCGGGCGTGGCTTCGGGCGAAGCGCTGCGAGCCGCGTTCGCCGATTACACCGCTGCGCGCGAGTCGATCATCGCTCAACTCAAATCCCTCAAAGCGCGCGCGCCGCTTGCGATCCAGTCCGATCTGGAAGTTTACCTGCGCAACGATCCGCGCCCCAAGATCGCCGCGGCCTTGGCGGCGCAAGGCGCACTCGCGCAAGTCGAACCCCGTTTCACGGCTTCATTGTTCGAGGGTGCGGCTCCTACCGAAGCGGAGTTGACCGCACCGGGCCGCGAGAGGCTCGTCGACTCTCAGCTGCGCAACGTGGCGATCGCGCCCTCTCATCCCTTTGCCTTCACTGACTGGGGGCGGCCGGCCTGGCAGGGACGAACTGAGCCCGCGGAAACGCGTGAACTTTCCCTCTTGGCGAACGCCGACGGCAGCAAGCGCGTGCGCTACGTGGGCTGCATGAATGAAAGCCTTTCGCAGTGGGTATCGGCGACGCCGGGTCTCGTCTATCGGACGACGGTGCGCATGAAAGGCCGGGTGAGTTCCGGTTCGATGGTGATGCTCTCGCTTTCATGTCTGGATGCGAAGGGCGAACGCGTCGGCCAAATCCACGTCGATCGTCTGCCCGTCGGAGAGTGGAACGATGGGGTGACGCTAGAGATCATCGTGCGCGCGCCTGCCAAAACCGCTTGGGTGGGAATGTCTCCCGGTGTCTACAATCAAGCGCCCGGCGACTGGCTGGAATTGGACCAGTTATCGCTGCGGGAAGTCGATTCTTCGCTTTTCCACTAA
- a CDS encoding O-antigen ligase family protein: MNVAAHKQRPSLHPLERALLVALVVDLLFLPWAFGSTRWWSQAIAAALALTAFVLSLWPRDYSGDLVVSGAFRLLAWPRLVRFVPFWMGAGLLALILVQALNPAWVYRVNTRVWWMEGVPHVRWLPSSAAAPYEIFDVWRAFIIYATVWLSACAAWIGLTRRRSLQLLLTILGANAVLLAGVGFIHRMVGETKLLWVWDVPGAHFSSFIYRNHAGAYLGLLASVSLGLALWHHFESRKRMARSSPAPLWILLTVVLFLAVLFSFSRGAAITFAVFVASAVGAYFVLRSANPVPSTIPRAVGVALAIIFAGALFGILRYVDFAPIEKNFRRLTEPNEASVTSRAAVRNAAWDMYTDHWVLGTGAGSFRYIFPMYLASHPDVPRGVWWDAAHIDWLEIPIELGLPGILLIGGILVWCLARFFRQAGWRHPIALMIFLGCGQTMLHALIDFPFKNPAVLVTWAVLLVVALRWLELETPERGTAGK; encoded by the coding sequence GTGAACGTCGCGGCACACAAGCAACGACCCAGCTTGCACCCCCTTGAGCGGGCGCTGTTGGTCGCTCTCGTGGTGGACTTGCTTTTCCTGCCTTGGGCCTTCGGGTCGACCCGTTGGTGGAGCCAGGCGATCGCCGCCGCACTCGCGCTGACCGCTTTTGTTCTGTCGCTCTGGCCGCGCGACTATTCGGGCGACCTTGTGGTATCGGGGGCGTTCCGGCTTCTCGCATGGCCGCGCTTGGTGCGTTTCGTTCCCTTCTGGATGGGGGCAGGCCTGCTGGCGCTCATTTTGGTCCAAGCGCTCAATCCGGCTTGGGTATATCGCGTGAATACACGCGTCTGGTGGATGGAAGGCGTTCCTCATGTTCGATGGCTGCCTTCCAGTGCGGCCGCGCCGTATGAGATTTTCGATGTCTGGCGGGCTTTCATCATCTACGCCACCGTATGGCTTTCGGCCTGCGCCGCCTGGATCGGGCTGACACGCCGGCGTTCGCTTCAGCTGTTGCTGACCATACTCGGAGCCAACGCTGTGCTCTTGGCTGGCGTGGGCTTCATCCATCGTATGGTCGGCGAGACGAAACTCCTTTGGGTTTGGGATGTGCCGGGGGCCCATTTCTCGAGTTTTATTTACCGGAATCACGCCGGAGCGTATCTCGGCTTGCTCGCCTCGGTGAGCTTGGGGCTGGCGCTGTGGCATCATTTTGAATCGCGGAAGCGCATGGCAAGGTCGTCTCCGGCGCCGCTCTGGATTCTGCTCACGGTCGTGCTGTTCCTCGCCGTCCTTTTTTCGTTCTCCCGAGGGGCGGCGATCACCTTCGCGGTGTTTGTCGCGAGCGCTGTTGGGGCGTATTTCGTTTTGCGATCCGCTAATCCGGTGCCTTCCACCATCCCTCGGGCCGTTGGAGTGGCCTTGGCAATCATCTTTGCCGGCGCGCTTTTCGGGATTTTGCGTTATGTGGATTTCGCTCCTATCGAGAAAAACTTCCGCCGCCTGACGGAGCCCAATGAGGCCAGTGTGACAAGCCGGGCTGCCGTGCGAAATGCGGCGTGGGACATGTATACCGACCACTGGGTGCTGGGCACCGGTGCAGGCAGTTTCCGCTACATTTTCCCGATGTATCTTGCCTCGCACCCCGATGTGCCGCGGGGCGTCTGGTGGGATGCTGCGCACATCGACTGGTTGGAGATTCCCATTGAGCTCGGCCTACCTGGAATCCTGCTCATCGGCGGCATTTTGGTTTGGTGTCTCGCTCGTTTTTTCCGTCAAGCCGGTTGGCGTCACCCGATAGCCTTGATGATTTTCTTGGGCTGCGGACAGACGATGCTGCATGCCTTGATCGATTTCCCATTCAAGAATCCCGCGGTTTTGGTGACATGGGCCGTCCTGCTTGTCGTCGCCTTGCGGTGGCTCGAGTTGGAAACTCCAGAACGAGGAACCGCTGGGAAATAG
- a CDS encoding polysaccharide biosynthesis protein — translation MKSTSQRGAGSWSSFTQPTLRAIALLALYGFLLGACRFFAYELRFDFLVPATFQDERLLSLIVNIPVKLLFLVLFRQFGSLLTYFSVPDLLRIAAAMASANLVSYLLRQGITPGAPSPRGVVLIDFVLSVGALSFMRLSFRIYRERYRSSGKGEEKKKVRHVVVLGAGDAGAQFAQEAQARPSLGLKPAFFLDDDWRKHGHQIHGIPVLGAPEEIGRLRKENAVDACVIAMPSVPGKRLQELYKLLRTEGLHVEIIPSMSELASGRIQVTKIRPVQVEDLLGRESVDLRSEEVAKIVAGKVVLVTGAGGSIGSELCRQLLTYHPERLLMVEQAEGALFTIESELNERGHRNTIMPLVADILDTPRMQFIFERFRPQIVFHAAAHKHVFMMERQPSEAVKNNTTGTRLLAELASSAGVETMVFISTDKAINPTSVMGATKRLAEMCLQHVQNRPGNRTKFIAVRFGNVLGSSGSVIPIFKRQIEAGGPITVTHPDVTRYFMTIPEAVGLVLQTAHLGSGGEIFVLDMGKPVKIVDLAKQLIELSGLKVGEDIELEFIGLRPGEKLFEELQHRSEALLPTPHPRITRLGVQTPVSGEWHGRCLESLERKVTTLEANQVKLVIKELVPEYHPHLDSA, via the coding sequence ATGAAAAGCACTAGCCAGCGCGGCGCAGGTTCGTGGAGCAGTTTCACGCAGCCCACGCTGCGGGCCATCGCTCTGCTGGCGCTCTACGGGTTCCTGCTGGGCGCGTGTCGCTTCTTCGCCTACGAACTTCGGTTCGACTTTCTGGTGCCGGCCACGTTTCAGGACGAACGCCTGCTGTCCCTGATCGTGAACATCCCGGTCAAGCTGCTGTTTCTGGTTCTCTTCCGCCAGTTCGGGAGCCTGCTGACGTATTTTAGTGTGCCGGACTTGCTGCGCATCGCTGCGGCGATGGCCAGCGCGAACCTCGTCTCGTATCTGCTGCGACAGGGCATCACTCCCGGTGCGCCTTCGCCTCGTGGGGTTGTCCTGATCGATTTTGTGCTCAGTGTCGGTGCGCTCAGTTTCATGCGCCTCAGCTTCAGAATTTACCGCGAGCGCTACCGCTCGAGCGGGAAAGGCGAGGAAAAGAAAAAAGTCCGCCATGTCGTCGTTTTGGGTGCAGGCGACGCCGGCGCACAATTCGCACAGGAGGCGCAAGCGCGACCGTCCTTGGGACTGAAGCCGGCTTTCTTTCTCGACGATGACTGGCGCAAGCATGGCCACCAAATCCACGGCATTCCCGTTTTAGGCGCTCCGGAGGAAATCGGTCGGCTGCGAAAGGAAAATGCCGTCGACGCGTGCGTAATCGCGATGCCTTCGGTGCCCGGCAAGCGTCTGCAGGAGCTTTACAAGCTGCTCCGAACCGAAGGCCTGCATGTTGAGATCATTCCCTCCATGTCGGAACTCGCGAGCGGACGGATCCAGGTGACAAAAATCCGGCCGGTGCAGGTGGAGGACCTGCTTGGCCGTGAATCGGTCGATCTGCGATCGGAGGAGGTCGCCAAAATTGTGGCCGGCAAAGTAGTGCTGGTCACCGGAGCGGGGGGCAGCATCGGCAGCGAGCTTTGCCGTCAGCTGCTTACCTATCATCCGGAACGCTTGCTCATGGTCGAGCAGGCGGAGGGCGCCCTTTTCACGATCGAGAGCGAGCTCAACGAGCGTGGGCACCGCAACACGATCATGCCCTTGGTCGCGGATATCCTCGATACCCCGCGCATGCAGTTCATCTTCGAACGCTTTCGTCCGCAGATCGTGTTTCATGCTGCGGCGCACAAGCACGTGTTCATGATGGAGCGGCAGCCGAGCGAGGCGGTGAAAAACAACACGACGGGAACGCGGCTACTGGCGGAACTGGCTTCCTCTGCGGGCGTGGAAACGATGGTTTTCATCTCCACGGACAAGGCCATCAATCCGACCAGTGTCATGGGGGCCACGAAGCGGCTGGCGGAGATGTGCCTCCAGCATGTCCAAAATCGGCCTGGCAACCGGACGAAGTTCATCGCGGTTCGCTTCGGCAACGTCCTCGGCTCGTCCGGGAGCGTGATTCCGATTTTCAAGCGTCAGATCGAGGCCGGTGGCCCGATCACGGTCACGCACCCCGACGTCACCCGGTATTTCATGACGATCCCCGAGGCGGTCGGGTTGGTGTTGCAAACGGCACACCTCGGCTCGGGCGGAGAAATCTTCGTTCTCGATATGGGCAAGCCGGTCAAAATCGTGGACCTCGCCAAGCAACTTATCGAGCTCAGCGGGCTGAAAGTAGGGGAGGACATCGAACTCGAGTTCATCGGACTGCGGCCGGGGGAAAAACTTTTCGAAGAACTCCAGCATCGCTCGGAGGCGCTGCTGCCCACTCCGCACCCGCGCATCACGCGGCTTGGTGTGCAGACGCCGGTTTCGGGAGAATGGCATGGGCGTTGTCTCGAATCGCTGGAGCGCAAGGTTACCACCCTCGAGGCAAATCAGGTCAAACTGGTGATCAAGGAACTGGTGCCCGAGTATCATCCGCATCTGGATTCTGCGTGA
- a CDS encoding sugar transferase, with translation MTAKRCLDLLLVLLSAPLWVPLLLLLAVVVRVNLGAPVLFRQKRPGKDERIFELVKFRTMTDACGRDGNLLSDGERLTRFGRLLRATSLDELPELWNVLKGEMSLVGPRPLLVQYLSRYSEVQRRRHEVVPGLTGWAQINGRNALSWDEKFALDVWYVDNQTTGLDLKILFLTFWQVIARRGISAQGEATMREFNPDRTLHRDEKH, from the coding sequence ATGACGGCGAAACGGTGTCTCGATCTGTTGCTGGTGCTGCTGTCCGCACCGCTTTGGGTTCCGCTGTTGCTGCTTCTGGCAGTCGTGGTGCGTGTGAACTTGGGCGCGCCGGTGCTGTTCCGCCAAAAACGACCGGGAAAAGACGAGCGTATTTTCGAACTGGTGAAATTCCGCACCATGACGGACGCGTGTGGCCGAGACGGAAACCTGCTTTCCGATGGCGAGCGTCTCACGCGGTTCGGACGACTCCTGCGCGCGACCTCGCTGGACGAACTCCCGGAGCTTTGGAACGTGTTGAAAGGCGAGATGAGTCTGGTTGGACCGCGTCCGCTGCTCGTTCAGTATCTGTCGCGCTATTCGGAGGTGCAGCGTCGACGTCACGAGGTGGTTCCGGGGTTGACGGGATGGGCACAGATCAATGGACGAAACGCGTTGTCGTGGGACGAGAAGTTCGCGCTGGATGTCTGGTATGTCGACAACCAGACTACGGGGCTCGATTTGAAAATTCTCTTCCTCACTTTCTGGCAGGTCATCGCCCGGCGCGGCATATCGGCGCAGGGAGAGGCCACGATGCGGGAATTCAACCCGGATCGCACTTTGCACCGCGATGAAAAGCACTAG
- a CDS encoding DegT/DnrJ/EryC1/StrS family aminotransferase yields MGPDEFGLVQEAFASNWIAPLGPHVDAFEKEFAGRAGTTHAAGLSSGTAALHLAMRWLALEPGDEVICSSLTFSASVNPVLYERATPVFVDSDERTWNMDPVRLAEAVEDGLKRGRIPKAVVLVHLYGQSADIDPIAKICAQHGVPLIEDAAEALGATYKGKAPGSFGVCGVHSFNGNKIITTSGGGMLVSNDEALIAKARYWATQARDPAPHYEHSEVGFNYRMSNVLAAIGRGQLRVLEERVNARRANCAFYQQAFADLPGVVFMPEADFGRCTRWLTCITIDPALAGIDREKVRLALAQENIEARPVWKPMHLQPIFKDARCYGGEVSERLFRDGLCLPSGSNLTTADLERVAAAVRKCFGGSDRR; encoded by the coding sequence ATGGGTCCCGACGAGTTCGGACTCGTTCAGGAGGCGTTCGCGTCTAATTGGATCGCTCCGCTCGGGCCGCACGTCGACGCGTTCGAAAAGGAGTTCGCGGGGCGGGCCGGCACGACGCACGCGGCGGGCCTTTCCTCCGGCACGGCGGCGCTGCACTTGGCGATGCGTTGGTTGGCCCTTGAGCCGGGCGACGAGGTGATTTGTTCGTCCCTGACGTTCTCTGCCAGTGTCAACCCCGTGCTCTATGAGCGTGCGACGCCGGTGTTCGTCGATTCCGACGAGCGCACTTGGAACATGGATCCGGTGCGGTTGGCGGAGGCGGTGGAAGACGGTTTGAAACGAGGGCGGATACCGAAAGCCGTCGTGCTCGTCCATCTCTACGGCCAGAGCGCGGACATCGATCCGATCGCGAAAATTTGCGCGCAACACGGCGTTCCCTTGATCGAAGACGCGGCGGAGGCATTGGGTGCGACTTACAAGGGCAAGGCTCCGGGTTCCTTCGGCGTCTGCGGCGTTCACTCGTTCAACGGCAACAAAATCATCACGACGTCCGGCGGTGGCATGCTGGTCTCGAACGATGAGGCGCTGATTGCGAAGGCACGTTATTGGGCGACGCAGGCGCGGGACCCTGCACCGCACTACGAGCATTCGGAAGTGGGCTTCAATTACCGCATGAGCAACGTCCTCGCGGCGATCGGTCGCGGCCAGTTGCGCGTGCTTGAGGAACGCGTGAACGCACGCCGCGCGAACTGCGCGTTCTATCAGCAGGCGTTCGCCGATCTGCCGGGAGTCGTCTTCATGCCGGAGGCGGATTTCGGCCGGTGCACGCGCTGGCTCACCTGCATCACAATTGACCCGGCGCTTGCCGGCATCGATCGCGAGAAAGTGCGGCTCGCGCTCGCGCAGGAGAATATCGAAGCAAGGCCTGTCTGGAAGCCGATGCACCTCCAACCGATCTTCAAGGATGCGCGCTGCTACGGCGGCGAGGTTTCGGAGCGGCTTTTCCGCGACGGTTTGTGTCTTCCCTCCGGCTCCAACTTGACCACGGCGGATCTCGAACGGGTGGCGGCAGCGGTGCGCAAGTGTTTCGGCGGAAGCGACCGACGATGA
- a CDS encoding immunoglobulin domain-containing protein produces MNVYPEHTMEAYRAAVADGAYCVEVDCFLLGDQTLAIMHDDTLNRTTTQAGPTSAVPNLAAWRQVRIDGSKLIPVFPGRLFSAPTLDDVLAEFANKTPVVVEAKGPGTGTPIVQALQRFGVRRDMALVNSFNESELEAARAAGYRTCLNFDVVASVGRFESFPYNFAALNAATDEALLQQITARGIKVIIYTVDRQQERDRLLRLGISGFYSNNSLYLEGIDRTPAARSTDPFANQTWYHGQLPANSDRRGVYSAPNRWGYDDHASDRYSGCLQGWCSPLNAGDGAAPFELALSVTMGAAVSDDRWAGIWLTTSDQAIGDELLPVNAIYGLHFQLTKQGRLQAMSYNGGIPSLVGSVDTGKPIATGATVRVRLSRQASKIVFWREDASVSLELNETINRGTYVTFGARGVDVWFSDVTVNAGAAPEVRLLSSTQFVPTNGTATLSCRATGQGPMTFQWRRNGVPIPGATAEFYVIRSASANDAGSYSVEVTSPRGTTASGTIQVMVGPGVFAETSALALDGAGRTLVVDATNHTVFQIGADNVATMLAGSSQQAGSSDGSAANARFNQPRGVGLLTDGTILVADSGNALVRAIATDRIVRTFAGSVADRGWADGTGVAATFSTPAALAVDATGNLWLADAGNHTVRRIAPDGAVTTWAGAGGVRGDNDGPRGSARFNAPAGIAVSNNGEIFVADTGNHTIRRISVNGTVSTLAGLAGVSGALDGRGATALFNRPSGLSVGSAGEIYVADAGNSTIRKVLADGTTVTLAGVPTVSGLRDGSGLSALFSSPGGVARLASGELLVADAGNGVLRRISTGGDVVTVPVTLVGVSAAAPVAPVAPANSVPAATGGGSGGGGGGGGASGTFGLAVALLLGLRRLFGRSL; encoded by the coding sequence ATGAACGTCTATCCCGAACACACCATGGAGGCCTATCGCGCGGCCGTTGCGGATGGGGCGTATTGTGTGGAGGTCGATTGCTTTCTCCTCGGCGACCAGACGCTGGCGATCATGCACGACGACACGCTAAATCGCACCACGACGCAGGCTGGTCCCACCAGTGCGGTCCCGAATCTGGCCGCGTGGCGCCAGGTGCGAATCGACGGCAGCAAACTGATCCCCGTGTTCCCGGGCCGGCTATTCTCCGCCCCGACTTTGGACGATGTTTTGGCCGAGTTTGCGAACAAGACGCCCGTGGTCGTCGAGGCGAAGGGCCCGGGCACGGGGACACCGATTGTGCAGGCGTTGCAGCGATTTGGAGTTCGCAGGGACATGGCGCTGGTGAACTCTTTCAACGAGTCGGAGCTCGAGGCGGCGCGGGCCGCCGGCTACCGAACCTGCCTGAATTTCGATGTCGTCGCGTCGGTGGGGCGGTTCGAGAGTTTCCCCTACAATTTTGCCGCGCTGAACGCGGCGACGGACGAGGCGCTGCTCCAACAAATCACCGCGCGTGGCATTAAGGTGATCATCTACACCGTCGATCGACAGCAGGAGCGTGATCGCTTGCTGCGACTCGGGATCTCCGGCTTTTATAGCAATAACTCGCTCTATCTGGAAGGCATCGACCGGACGCCGGCTGCGCGTTCGACCGATCCGTTCGCCAACCAAACCTGGTATCACGGACAGCTGCCTGCCAATTCCGACCGTCGCGGCGTCTATTCCGCGCCCAACCGCTGGGGCTACGACGATCATGCCAGCGATCGATATTCCGGCTGCTTGCAGGGCTGGTGCTCGCCACTCAATGCCGGCGACGGCGCGGCACCCTTCGAGCTGGCGCTTAGTGTGACCATGGGAGCCGCGGTATCCGACGATCGCTGGGCGGGAATCTGGCTCACCACCTCGGATCAGGCGATCGGCGACGAGCTACTCCCGGTAAATGCGATCTACGGCCTGCATTTCCAACTGACGAAACAGGGACGGCTTCAGGCCATGAGTTATAATGGTGGCATTCCGTCACTGGTGGGCAGCGTCGATACCGGGAAGCCGATCGCCACCGGGGCCACCGTTCGGGTGCGTCTAAGTCGCCAAGCTTCCAAGATCGTTTTCTGGCGGGAAGACGCGAGCGTTTCACTCGAACTTAACGAGACAATCAATCGTGGAACCTACGTGACTTTCGGGGCCCGCGGCGTGGATGTTTGGTTCTCCGACGTCACCGTGAATGCCGGGGCGGCGCCGGAGGTCCGCCTTTTGTCCTCGACTCAATTCGTGCCCACCAACGGCACGGCGACGCTTTCCTGCCGTGCGACCGGACAGGGGCCGATGACTTTCCAGTGGCGACGCAACGGCGTTCCCATTCCCGGGGCCACAGCGGAATTCTACGTCATTCGCTCGGCGTCAGCCAATGACGCTGGAAGCTACTCTGTGGAGGTGACCTCACCGCGGGGAACCACGGCATCGGGGACGATTCAGGTCATGGTCGGCCCCGGGGTTTTTGCCGAGACCTCGGCTCTCGCGCTCGATGGCGCGGGACGCACCTTGGTCGTCGACGCGACAAATCACACGGTCTTTCAGATCGGGGCCGACAATGTGGCCACGATGCTTGCCGGTTCCTCGCAGCAGGCAGGAAGTTCGGACGGATCGGCGGCGAACGCACGATTCAATCAACCTCGCGGCGTCGGTCTCCTCACGGATGGGACGATTTTGGTCGCGGACTCGGGAAATGCCCTGGTGCGTGCGATCGCCACTGACCGTATCGTCCGCACGTTCGCGGGCTCCGTGGCCGACCGTGGTTGGGCCGACGGCACCGGTGTGGCCGCGACGTTCTCAACTCCGGCTGCTCTGGCGGTCGACGCGACCGGTAACCTTTGGCTGGCTGACGCGGGCAACCACACCGTGCGCAGAATCGCGCCCGACGGGGCGGTCACGACGTGGGCAGGGGCGGGCGGCGTGCGCGGCGACAATGATGGCCCGCGCGGGAGCGCGAGGTTCAATGCGCCGGCTGGCATCGCGGTCAGCAACAACGGAGAAATTTTTGTGGCCGACACGGGCAATCACACCATCCGGCGTATTTCGGTCAATGGGACCGTGTCGACGCTCGCCGGCCTGGCCGGCGTCAGCGGTGCGCTCGATGGGCGCGGGGCGACTGCATTGTTTAATCGTCCGAGCGGGCTGTCGGTCGGCTCGGCGGGCGAGATTTATGTGGCCGATGCCGGGAACTCGACGATCCGAAAGGTGCTTGCGGATGGCACCACGGTGACGTTGGCCGGCGTGCCGACAGTATCTGGTTTGCGGGACGGCTCGGGATTGAGCGCACTGTTCAGCAGCCCCGGAGGAGTGGCCCGATTGGCGAGTGGAGAGCTTTTGGTTGCGGACGCCGGCAACGGTGTGCTCCGCCGGATTTCCACTGGCGGCGACGTCGTGACGGTGCCGGTCACGCTAGTGGGCGTGAGTGCGGCAGCGCCAGTGGCTCCCGTGGCGCCCGCGAACAGCGTCCCCGCAGCTACAGGCGGAGGGAGCGGGGGCGGCGGAGGAGGAGGGGGCGCGTCGGGGACGTTTGGCTTGGCGGTCGCTCTCTTACTTGGGTTGCGGAGACTCTTCGGTCGTTCGCTTTGA
- a CDS encoding exosortase-associated EpsI family protein — MFRPLPAIVAAAGLLLISAIGLQFFSAAPPAATLHVPLEKLVPRDLPGWSVRDVPLADTAEGRNAVEGILHYDDFISRSYRRGATEVTLYIAYWAPERVPPRLVGRHTPDRCWITNGWTCDSRQRSVILTGSDGAPLQPAEAGTYSFNSQTTLHVAFWHLVGGKAYAYGPEQSDMVALAPLTDLKTFGLNQRQEQFFIRIASNEKLEAFWTDPAFRTLLRSIESLGIARAN, encoded by the coding sequence GTGTTCCGTCCCCTCCCTGCCATCGTTGCAGCCGCCGGCCTGTTGCTGATCAGTGCCATCGGACTTCAATTTTTCAGTGCCGCCCCGCCGGCGGCGACTCTCCACGTTCCGCTGGAAAAATTGGTCCCCCGCGACCTACCTGGCTGGTCCGTTCGCGACGTGCCCCTTGCCGACACCGCCGAGGGACGCAATGCGGTGGAGGGAATCCTGCATTACGATGATTTCATCAGTCGATCCTATCGCCGCGGGGCAACCGAAGTCACACTCTACATCGCCTACTGGGCCCCTGAACGCGTGCCCCCGCGCTTGGTCGGACGCCACACGCCGGATCGCTGCTGGATAACCAACGGCTGGACGTGTGACTCGCGTCAACGCTCCGTCATCCTGACCGGCAGCGATGGCGCTCCTCTTCAGCCCGCCGAAGCAGGAACCTACTCCTTCAACAGTCAGACGACCCTTCATGTTGCCTTCTGGCATCTTGTCGGCGGCAAGGCTTATGCCTACGGCCCAGAGCAGTCCGACATGGTGGCGTTGGCCCCGCTGACCGATCTCAAGACCTTCGGCCTGAATCAGCGCCAAGAGCAGTTCTTCATTCGCATCGCCAGCAACGAAAAACTGGAGGCCTTCTGGACCGATCCGGCGTTCCGCACCTTGCTTCGCTCGATCGAGTCGCTGGGCATCGCCCGAGCGAACTGA